From Flavobacterium arcticum, the proteins below share one genomic window:
- a CDS encoding alpha/beta hydrolase — protein MQQNLSLYHLVREPKIKKDKNPLILLLHGYGSNEEDLFSFAAQLPDEYFIVSARAPYALPPHGNAWYAINFDADMNKFSDNEQAIQSRDLIVKFIDELIATYPMDKDNVTLVGFSQGSILSYAVALTYPEKINRVAALSGYVNEDIIGENANKENINKLKFFISHGSVDQVIPVEWARKAPEFVKNLGIETEYHEYPVGHGVAPQNFYDMLAWLNK, from the coding sequence ATGCAACAAAATTTATCACTATACCACTTAGTAAGAGAACCTAAAATAAAAAAAGATAAAAACCCGTTAATATTGCTTTTGCATGGCTATGGTAGTAATGAGGAAGACCTTTTTTCTTTTGCTGCACAGTTGCCCGACGAATATTTTATAGTATCGGCAAGAGCACCTTATGCCCTACCCCCTCATGGTAATGCTTGGTATGCTATTAACTTTGATGCTGATATGAATAAATTTTCTGATAACGAGCAGGCTATACAGTCGCGCGATCTTATTGTAAAATTTATTGATGAGCTTATCGCTACTTATCCAATGGATAAAGACAATGTTACATTGGTAGGCTTTAGCCAAGGTAGTATATTAAGCTATGCTGTAGCACTTACTTATCCTGAAAAAATAAACAGAGTGGCTGCCCTTAGTGGATATGTAAACGAAGATATTATAGGTGAAAATGCCAATAAAGAAAATATTAATAAACTAAAATTCTTTATATCGCACGGCAGTGTAGACCAAGTTATTCCTGTAGAGTGGGCACGCAAAGCACCTGAGTTCGTTAAAAATTTAGGTATCGAGACCGAGTATCATGAATATCCTGTAGGGCATGGTGTAGCGCCACAAAATTTTTATGATATGCTGGCTTGGTTAAATAAATAG
- a CDS encoding DUF4870 domain-containing protein: MNSTVEEGKTMAIVSYITIFGTIIAMVMNSEKKNYFTSFHIRQALGIILTFFILGYPVGMFDSWMVSSAFYVFFFILWVYGFMGAIQGKMYVIPVLGPLFQKIFKSL; encoded by the coding sequence ATGAATTCTACTGTTGAAGAAGGAAAAACAATGGCTATAGTTAGTTACATAACTATATTTGGTACTATTATAGCAATGGTTATGAATAGCGAAAAGAAAAATTATTTTACATCTTTCCATATACGTCAGGCACTGGGCATTATTCTTACTTTTTTTATTTTGGGATACCCCGTAGGAATGTTTGATAGCTGGATGGTTTCATCTGCATTTTATGTATTTTTCTTTATACTGTGGGTTTACGGGTTTATGGGTGCTATTCAAGGAAAAATGTACGTAATCCCTGTACTTGGTCCTTTATTTCAAAAAATATTTAAAAGTTTATAA
- a CDS encoding vWA domain-containing protein — translation MQFKHPEILYFLFLLVIPILVHLFQLRRFQKQYFTNVRFLKELNMQTRKSSVIKKWLLLITRLVLLALIITAFAQPYFNAQDSENTSNEMVILLDNSFSMQAKGNKGELLKRVVQDILENTPENQQFSLLTNTGAFWDTDSKSIQKELQNIQYTDVPFRPDFLLIKAESKKPSTGKDIVIITDAVNLNSKDINTFKTDSPVYSIIPEAENKNNIAIDSVYIAQVLDNFYEIKVEMQAYGTIENEIPIALYNGKDLTAKTVVNFDIPKQSAVFTIPKADFHGYIEVSDNSLTYDNTYYFSISKPQKSNVIAIGDTDKNKFLSRIYTPEDFNFIASELRTLDYNALEKQDAIILNELQEIPQALATTLKSFYDKGGNVVIIPSPDSNSQNLNALLTNFGNAIYSSINSTEKQVTQIGFNHPLYNTVFEKKTSNFQYPKVNSSFTLSGGALPVLKYDDGTPFVASLTNSLGNAYVFAAPINKTNSNFQNSPLIVPTFYNMAQNSSKTGISAITIGASESLILDALLTKDEVVTVRNEDTDFIPMQQVLSNKVKLSFGDYPEEAGNYAVYKSDQNLKNISFNYARSESNLALQNKAILDKFTITKSVATVYNDIQSERTADELWKWFVIGTLIFLLLELFIQKFVK, via the coding sequence ATGCAGTTTAAACATCCGGAAATCCTTTACTTTCTTTTCCTGCTGGTAATCCCTATTCTAGTACATCTATTTCAATTACGCCGTTTCCAGAAACAGTACTTTACCAATGTACGTTTTTTAAAAGAGCTAAATATGCAAACGCGTAAAAGTTCTGTTATAAAAAAATGGCTTTTATTGATTACCCGATTAGTATTACTAGCATTAATTATTACTGCTTTTGCACAACCCTATTTTAATGCTCAGGATAGTGAGAACACGAGCAACGAAATGGTTATACTGCTAGATAACTCGTTCTCTATGCAAGCAAAAGGCAATAAAGGTGAGTTATTAAAGCGCGTAGTACAAGATATACTTGAAAATACACCCGAAAATCAACAGTTCTCATTACTTACTAATACAGGTGCTTTTTGGGATACCGATAGTAAATCTATACAAAAAGAGCTACAGAATATACAATATACTGATGTTCCTTTCCGTCCTGATTTCCTACTTATTAAAGCAGAGTCAAAAAAGCCGAGTACAGGTAAAGACATCGTTATTATTACAGATGCTGTAAACCTAAACAGTAAAGACATTAATACCTTTAAGACTGACAGCCCTGTATATAGCATCATTCCTGAAGCAGAGAATAAAAACAACATAGCTATAGACAGTGTATATATAGCACAAGTACTCGATAACTTTTATGAAATCAAAGTAGAGATGCAAGCCTATGGTACTATTGAAAATGAAATACCTATAGCATTATACAACGGTAAAGACTTAACAGCAAAAACGGTTGTAAATTTTGATATTCCAAAACAGTCGGCTGTATTTACTATACCTAAGGCTGATTTTCATGGTTATATAGAAGTAAGTGACAATAGTTTGACTTATGATAACACCTACTATTTCAGTATATCGAAACCACAAAAATCAAATGTAATTGCTATAGGCGATACTGATAAAAATAAATTCTTGTCAAGGATATACACTCCCGAGGATTTCAATTTTATCGCATCAGAACTAAGAACTTTAGATTATAATGCATTAGAAAAACAAGATGCCATTATTTTAAATGAGTTGCAGGAAATACCACAAGCATTAGCTACTACCCTAAAATCATTTTATGATAAAGGTGGTAATGTAGTAATTATACCATCACCTGATAGTAACTCTCAAAACCTAAACGCACTCCTTACTAACTTTGGAAATGCAATATACAGTTCTATAAATAGTACTGAAAAGCAGGTAACGCAAATAGGGTTTAACCACCCATTATATAATACCGTTTTTGAAAAGAAAACAAGTAATTTTCAATACCCTAAAGTAAATAGCAGCTTTACCCTTTCAGGTGGTGCCTTACCTGTACTAAAATATGATGATGGAACACCATTCGTGGCATCACTTACTAATAGTTTAGGAAATGCTTATGTGTTTGCTGCACCCATCAATAAAACGAATAGTAATTTTCAGAACTCACCGCTTATTGTGCCCACTTTCTACAATATGGCACAAAATAGTAGTAAAACAGGTATAAGTGCTATAACTATAGGTGCAAGTGAAAGCCTTATACTGGATGCACTGCTTACTAAAGATGAAGTGGTAACGGTACGTAATGAAGATACCGACTTTATACCTATGCAACAAGTTTTGAGTAATAAAGTAAAGCTATCTTTTGGTGATTACCCTGAAGAAGCAGGAAATTATGCTGTTTATAAAAGTGACCAAAACTTAAAAAACATAAGCTTTAACTATGCCCGTAGCGAAAGTAATTTAGCGTTGCAAAATAAAGCAATACTTGATAAATTTACGATAACCAAATCTGTAGCTACAGTATATAATGATATACAGTCTGAAAGGACTGCTGACGAACTGTGGAAATGGTTTGTTATCGGTACACTCATCTTTTTATTATTGGAACTCTTTATTCAAAAATTTGTAAAATAA
- a CDS encoding dihydroorotase yields MNLLFKNAIIIDKHSQYNNKAVDIKVEAGIIKQIGNNITAVPHFEVIELENLHISRGWFDSSVSFGEPGYEDRETLANGLNTAAISGFTNVAVQPNGNPITDTQADIHFLLGKASNTATSVHPIGALTKGSNGSDIAELFDMKNAGAVAFGDYNKAIPDANIAKIALQYVQDFDGLVIAYAQDDKIKGKGVVHEGAVSTRLGLKGIPALAEELQIARNLFLLEYTGGKMHIPTISTAKSVQLVKEAKAKGLNVTCSVAVHHLLLTDEVLIDFDTRYKVAPPLRPKADIKELIAGVLDGTIDLITSDHNPIDIENKKMEFDLAKDGTIGLESAFGALLTVLPLEMVIEKLTTGKQLFAVQDHVIGEGKPASFTLFNPEAKYTFTKQDILSKSKNSAFLGIELQGKAYGIYNNGKLILKNN; encoded by the coding sequence ATGAACCTACTATTCAAAAACGCCATTATAATAGATAAACATAGCCAATATAATAATAAGGCTGTAGATATAAAGGTTGAAGCAGGTATTATAAAACAAATAGGAAATAATATTACTGCCGTACCACATTTTGAAGTGATCGAACTGGAAAACCTGCATATTTCGCGAGGTTGGTTTGATAGCTCAGTGAGTTTTGGTGAGCCTGGTTATGAAGATAGGGAAACACTTGCCAATGGTTTAAACACAGCAGCAATAAGCGGTTTTACCAATGTTGCAGTACAGCCCAACGGCAACCCTATAACCGATACTCAAGCTGATATTCACTTTCTTTTAGGGAAAGCATCAAATACAGCAACATCTGTACACCCTATAGGTGCATTGACAAAAGGCAGTAACGGAAGCGATATAGCCGAACTGTTTGATATGAAAAATGCTGGTGCAGTCGCTTTTGGCGATTATAATAAAGCTATTCCTGATGCTAATATTGCAAAAATAGCACTACAATATGTACAGGATTTTGACGGTTTGGTAATTGCTTATGCGCAAGATGATAAAATAAAAGGTAAAGGTGTAGTACACGAAGGTGCAGTAAGCACAAGGCTGGGACTTAAAGGTATTCCTGCCCTTGCCGAAGAATTGCAAATAGCGCGCAATTTATTTTTATTGGAATATACAGGGGGTAAAATGCACATACCTACCATATCGACTGCAAAGTCTGTACAACTGGTAAAAGAAGCTAAGGCAAAAGGACTTAATGTTACGTGTAGTGTAGCTGTACATCATTTATTACTCACTGATGAAGTATTGATTGACTTTGATACACGCTATAAGGTTGCTCCGCCACTACGCCCTAAAGCTGATATAAAAGAACTTATCGCAGGAGTACTTGACGGTACTATCGACCTCATTACATCTGACCACAACCCTATTGATATTGAGAATAAAAAAATGGAGTTTGACCTTGCTAAGGATGGCACTATAGGTTTAGAATCTGCTTTTGGCGCATTACTTACTGTATTGCCTCTAGAAATGGTTATCGAGAAACTTACAACAGGGAAACAACTATTTGCAGTACAAGACCACGTTATAGGCGAAGGCAAACCCGCATCGTTTACATTATTTAATCCTGAAGCAAAATATACATTTACAAAACAAGATATACTTTCTAAATCTAAAAATTCAGCATTTTTAGGAATAGAGCTACAAGGAAAAGCTTATGGTATCTATAATAATGGAAAACTTATCCTGAAAAATAATTAA